One Gossypium hirsutum isolate 1008001.06 chromosome A11, Gossypium_hirsutum_v2.1, whole genome shotgun sequence genomic window carries:
- the LOC107904972 gene encoding uncharacterized protein — MDVLERMKADLEKMREEKACMEACLIAVGIELEEKKRVLSEYKAMAEVADDLLGIVMEEGGDNVHIGEDLDEETMKELVEAAMREFTEALVEAQSRGISPAYGRNDGGYEGSFGGDDSEEAGGINGGHFE; from the exons ATG GATGTACTTGAGCGTATGAAAGCTGATCTGGAAAAGATGAGAGAGGAGAAAGCATGCATGGAAGCATGTCTAATAGCTGTTGGAATCGAACTAGAAGAGAAGAAGAGAGTGCTTTCGGAGTATAAAGCCATGGCAGAAGTGGCTGATGATTTGCTGGGCATAGTCATGGAAGAAGGCGGTGATAACGTTCACATCGGCGAGGATCTTGACGAGGAAACAATGAAGGAATTAGTGGAGGCAGCTATGAGAGAATTCACTGAAGCGCTGGTGGAAGCTCAATCTCGGGGGATTAGCCCTGCATATGGCAGAAATGATGGAGGGTATGAGGGTAGTTTTGGCGGTGATGACTCCGAAGAAGCCGGTGGAATCAATGGTGGCCATTTTGAGTAG